The following are encoded in a window of Persicobacter psychrovividus genomic DNA:
- a CDS encoding WYL domain-containing protein: protein MSTNKHAMMRYQIIDDALNGARKYNREQLLRHIIEKMQEMTGDHDFSISKRQFQNDIKDLKAGVTGKPAPIKFNRSKNYYEYTEPDYSIREGKLSSRDQEAVKEAIELLEQYGSFESMKELRNITKLLKETFKVSVEEERPTIVFEQVDLKGIEHLSGLNDAIKHKQALDITYQSFNNPMGQTHLFYPYLLKQYNNRWFLIGNLDQYPGDLTIYALDRIIGFSINACSFREPQGITDINSYFNNLIGVSLGKGEPIEEIVLKFRNKRGNYVLTKKLHSSQEVVAQEPESHSLTIKIKVHPNLELLSKIFEFGQDVEVLSPLSLRERMKNSLEVALSHYQ, encoded by the coding sequence ATGTCAACAAATAAACACGCCATGATGCGTTATCAGATTATTGATGATGCACTGAATGGAGCAAGAAAGTACAATAGGGAGCAGCTGTTGCGCCATATTATTGAAAAGATGCAGGAAATGACGGGGGATCATGATTTCTCTATTAGCAAGCGGCAGTTCCAGAATGACATTAAGGATTTGAAAGCGGGGGTTACGGGGAAGCCGGCGCCTATCAAATTCAACAGGTCGAAAAATTATTATGAATATACCGAGCCCGATTATTCGATTCGTGAGGGAAAGCTTTCTTCGCGGGATCAGGAGGCGGTGAAAGAGGCGATCGAATTGCTGGAGCAATATGGCAGTTTTGAGTCGATGAAAGAGTTGCGGAACATCACGAAATTGCTCAAGGAGACGTTTAAAGTTTCTGTGGAAGAGGAGCGTCCAACGATTGTTTTTGAGCAGGTGGATTTGAAAGGTATTGAGCATTTGTCGGGGCTCAATGATGCCATTAAACATAAACAGGCACTTGATATTACATATCAGTCCTTCAACAACCCGATGGGGCAGACCCATCTTTTTTACCCTTACCTGCTCAAGCAGTACAATAACCGCTGGTTTCTGATAGGCAATCTCGATCAGTATCCGGGCGATTTGACCATCTATGCCCTTGACCGCATTATTGGGTTTTCTATTAATGCCTGCTCTTTCCGCGAGCCGCAGGGGATTACCGACATCAATAGCTATTTCAACAACCTGATCGGCGTAAGTCTGGGCAAGGGAGAACCTATTGAGGAAATTGTGCTGAAGTTCAGGAATAAAAGGGGCAATTATGTACTGACCAAAAAGTTGCACAGCTCGCAGGAAGTGGTGGCACAGGAGCCCGAGTCGCATTCGCTGACCATCAAAATTAAGGTGCATCCCAACCTCGAACTGCTTTCCAAGATTTTTGAATTTGGGCAGGATGTAGAAGTGCTTTCGCCCCTGAGCTTACGGGAACGGATGAAGAACAGTCTTGAGGTAGCTCTTTCTCATTATCAGTAA
- a CDS encoding response regulator transcription factor has translation MKKVLIIEDDSQIVQLLKIHLHDLHCETSAASDGLEGCQLALREHFDLIILDLNLPTMDGMEICQKVRATKNTPIIMLTAKTEEIDRVLGLEVGADDYMTKPFSIREFIARVKAIFRRTKMISEEISQTLAPTQLKFQALSIDLEKRKVLLNTQKIELSPKEFDLLYLMASHPGRNYSRTELLQLIWGYDFDGYEHTVNSHINRLRSKIEPDMAQPTYILTSWGIGYKFNEEL, from the coding sequence ATGAAGAAAGTGCTCATTATTGAAGACGATTCACAAATTGTCCAGCTGCTTAAAATTCACCTCCACGATCTCCACTGCGAAACTTCCGCTGCTTCCGATGGTCTCGAAGGTTGCCAACTGGCGCTCAGGGAACATTTCGACCTGATTATTCTTGACCTCAACCTGCCGACAATGGATGGCATGGAGATTTGCCAAAAGGTACGGGCGACAAAAAACACCCCTATTATAATGCTGACGGCCAAAACGGAAGAAATAGACCGCGTGCTGGGTCTGGAAGTGGGGGCCGACGATTATATGACCAAACCTTTCAGTATTCGGGAGTTTATCGCACGGGTAAAAGCAATTTTCCGACGAACGAAAATGATCTCCGAGGAAATATCTCAAACCCTTGCACCTACCCAGCTGAAATTTCAGGCCTTGTCCATTGACCTTGAAAAGCGGAAAGTATTACTGAACACCCAAAAGATTGAGCTTTCGCCCAAAGAATTCGACCTGCTGTATTTAATGGCCTCCCACCCCGGGCGGAATTATTCGCGCACCGAATTGTTACAGCTCATCTGGGGCTATGATTTTGATGGCTACGAACACACGGTAAATTCACACATCAACCGCCTGCGGTCGAAGATTGAACCCGACATGGCACAGCCGACTTACATCCTGACCTCCTGGGGCATCGGTTACAAATTTAATGAAGAGCTATGA
- a CDS encoding RagB/SusD family nutrient uptake outer membrane protein translates to MKIKNILLCTFVLGAMSLTSCNLDTEPDFAVPVDVAAQYPQDQLAGVLSNMYSIDYYGRNAYVLADVGTDDIVQGINTGGRFEFESRMEKFEAMSISGGSTYDPMYQAIENANQIINNPNTDGNIRGQAYFLRALATFDAVKFYSDVPIATEPTIDLDEALGNNMPNVDAAKVYAQVELDLDSAFNLITNTDNVNFPSRNAVEALRTRLYLFMAVESNEMPSAEAYQKVIDAADAVQGVTLLDTTNYPTYFRSKASNIETIFEIAVDPVQSRGSNNFGYVYFFDGTTGYGAYTANPEFVDLYDNSDIRKSLFVTIDSVNLPGYKYIYKFDQQEGVTALHSPKILRYSEVLLNKAEALAHLGDNTAAAAIIDLIRKNRYTNPNRATPATGDTTDVYLERRKELAYEGHRMFDLRRHGQPVTLVRLVDGAVNDDVQILKTVPAGDKQFWYPIPQRPILANPNLVQTKY, encoded by the coding sequence ATGAAAATAAAAAATATACTCCTCTGTACCTTTGTTTTGGGCGCCATGTCGCTCACTTCCTGCAACCTGGACACCGAACCGGATTTTGCAGTACCCGTGGATGTTGCAGCGCAATACCCACAGGATCAACTTGCTGGGGTACTTTCAAATATGTATTCCATCGATTATTATGGAAGAAATGCCTATGTGCTTGCGGATGTAGGTACCGACGATATTGTTCAGGGTATTAATACTGGTGGGCGTTTTGAGTTTGAATCCAGGATGGAAAAATTCGAAGCCATGTCCATCTCAGGAGGAAGTACCTACGACCCCATGTATCAGGCCATAGAAAATGCCAACCAGATCATCAATAACCCTAACACCGATGGTAATATTCGGGGGCAGGCGTATTTCTTGCGGGCGCTGGCCACCTTCGATGCGGTCAAGTTTTACAGTGATGTACCTATTGCCACGGAACCCACAATCGACCTTGACGAGGCATTGGGCAACAATATGCCAAATGTGGATGCCGCAAAGGTGTATGCGCAGGTCGAGCTTGATTTGGATTCCGCTTTCAACCTGATTACCAATACTGATAATGTCAATTTCCCATCGAGAAATGCCGTGGAGGCCTTGAGGACTCGCCTGTACCTGTTCATGGCGGTAGAATCCAATGAAATGCCCTCAGCAGAAGCTTATCAGAAAGTGATAGATGCTGCTGATGCGGTGCAGGGCGTTACCCTTCTGGATACCACAAACTATCCAACTTACTTTCGAAGCAAAGCCAGTAATATAGAAACCATTTTTGAAATTGCAGTGGATCCCGTTCAGAGTCGTGGGTCAAACAATTTTGGGTATGTTTATTTCTTCGACGGCACCACGGGCTATGGCGCTTATACCGCAAATCCAGAATTTGTCGATTTATATGATAACAGCGACATCCGCAAAAGCCTCTTTGTTACCATTGATTCCGTGAATTTACCGGGATATAAATATATCTATAAATTCGACCAGCAAGAGGGAGTAACAGCCCTGCATTCCCCAAAAATTTTACGCTATTCTGAGGTGCTGCTGAACAAAGCTGAGGCATTGGCGCATTTAGGGGACAATACTGCTGCAGCGGCAATTATTGATCTAATTCGTAAAAACAGGTACACCAACCCCAACAGGGCTACCCCTGCCACGGGCGACACCACCGACGTGTACCTTGAAAGAAGAAAAGAACTCGCTTATGAGGGGCACCGCATGTTTGATCTCCGACGCCACGGCCAGCCTGTTACGCTCGTCCGTTTGGTCGATGGGGCGGTGAATGATGATGTTCAAATCTTAAAAACCGTTCCTGCCGGCGACAAACAGTTTTGGTATCCTATTCCACAACGCCCGATATTGGCAAACCCCAATTTGGTACAAACGAAGTATTAA
- a CDS encoding HAMP domain-containing sensor histidine kinase codes for MSQPARHITNRLIYKLALSVFFIILLLAAAFMGISFYYGERYFDESMQKVNAKVADHLISEKFKNNAPFLDDGRVNKALFGEIMHEMMAVNRSIEVYLLDEAGTVLYSVVLDHDDPKAPTEQVNLKPIYEFVQSDGQKCVLGDNPRDKNNQTIFSVAPYDYQGKKGFVYIIFESQRLQHVQNSIFTSYFLQGGLTAMLLVIIFACLLAGIAIWFLSKNLREIIYKVRRFQEGDLSARIDHPEENDLQSLAISFNEMADKIVSDMERIKSVDTIRRELIANVSHDLRTPLAILKGYTETLQMKGRHIEEADKQHFLEIIHQSSERLTSMVAQLFEYSKLEAKQVQPEKEPFLLTDLAHDLHAKNKVLANQKDIAFELRIHEPVAPVFADVKLVERAIQNLIDNALKFTPQSGTVTLEVSAAKEGIQIAIKDSGPGIPVEEQSYIFERYRQVASSKPKMGAGLGLAIVKKILELHQSDIHIQSAPNQGTSFYFSLPAYQA; via the coding sequence ATGAGTCAACCTGCCAGACATATTACCAACCGGCTGATCTACAAACTCGCCCTGTCGGTCTTTTTTATTATCCTGCTGCTTGCTGCGGCATTTATGGGCATCAGTTTTTATTACGGAGAGCGGTATTTCGATGAAAGTATGCAGAAGGTCAATGCCAAGGTGGCCGATCATCTGATCAGCGAAAAATTCAAAAACAACGCTCCTTTCCTCGACGATGGTCGTGTGAACAAAGCATTGTTTGGAGAAATTATGCACGAAATGATGGCGGTAAATCGATCCATAGAAGTTTACCTGCTTGATGAGGCCGGCACCGTCCTTTATTCTGTGGTGCTGGATCACGACGACCCCAAAGCGCCTACCGAGCAGGTGAACCTCAAACCTATTTATGAATTTGTACAGTCCGATGGCCAAAAGTGTGTGCTTGGAGATAATCCGCGTGACAAAAACAACCAGACCATTTTCTCTGTCGCGCCTTATGATTATCAGGGTAAAAAGGGCTTCGTCTATATCATTTTTGAAAGCCAACGGTTACAGCACGTCCAGAACAGCATCTTTACCAGTTACTTTCTTCAGGGTGGACTGACGGCCATGCTTCTGGTGATTATTTTCGCCTGCCTGCTGGCTGGCATTGCCATTTGGTTTTTGAGTAAAAACCTGCGGGAAATTATTTACAAGGTACGCCGTTTTCAGGAAGGTGACCTCTCCGCCCGAATCGATCATCCCGAGGAAAACGATTTACAATCACTGGCAATCTCTTTCAATGAAATGGCCGATAAAATTGTTTCTGATATGGAGCGGATCAAATCTGTGGATACTATCCGAAGAGAACTCATTGCCAATGTATCGCATGATTTGCGCACCCCGCTTGCCATTCTGAAAGGCTATACTGAAACCCTGCAAATGAAGGGCCGACATATTGAGGAAGCAGACAAACAACACTTCCTGGAAATTATTCACCAGAGTTCTGAGCGACTGACCAGTATGGTGGCACAGCTTTTCGAGTACTCCAAGCTTGAAGCCAAACAGGTGCAACCGGAGAAAGAGCCTTTTCTGCTGACGGACCTTGCCCATGATTTACATGCCAAAAATAAGGTCCTGGCCAACCAGAAAGACATCGCTTTTGAGCTCCGCATCCATGAGCCCGTGGCGCCGGTTTTTGCCGATGTAAAATTGGTGGAACGGGCGATTCAAAACCTGATTGACAATGCACTGAAATTTACGCCACAAAGTGGGACAGTAACACTGGAAGTGAGTGCCGCAAAGGAAGGTATTCAGATTGCCATTAAAGACTCCGGCCCAGGTATTCCGGTGGAGGAGCAATCGTATATTTTTGAACGATATCGACAGGTGGCCTCTTCAAAGCCAAAGATGGGTGCAGGCCTGGGGCTGGCGATTGTCAAGAAAATTCTTGAATTGCATCAATCGGACATCCACATCCAGAGCGCACCCAACCAGGGAACATCATTTTATTTTTCCTTGCCCGCTTACCAGGCTTAG
- a CDS encoding U32 family peptidase gives MGRKVEVLAPAKNIEVGRAAIRHGADAIYIGADKFGARSAVPNTVQDIENLAKYAHQYHAQVFVTMNTILYENELEDARKQAWELYEAGADALIIQDMGLLEMDLPPMPLHASTQTHNYDLDRIKFLENVGLDRVVLARELSLMQIEEIRKQTHVELEYFVAGALCVCLSGQCYMSNSIGSRSANRGACGQPCRWPYDLVDANGMKIAEQKHLLSLKDLNLSDHVEDLILAGVDSLKIEGRMKDETYVKNVVGNFRKKVDAVLEKHPEIVSASDGKVSTTFEPDPERTFNRTYTTYFFEEHRPKRSLINEDTPKAMGKPMGKVSKIKNKSILLNSEFDFANGDGLCYIKDDGELGGMKIETVGQDGWLNLSNVAGLTEGTMIYRNHDQDFVKQLNGDRTTRKIDAELTASFGDNQVHLSIADVHGHEARLTFDQALEPAKNMERAVAGLQKSLKKSGDSIFQITQVNLPEEVPFLPSGAVNQMRRDLLEALLEVRLNAHHREEKVFEPNDVPYPKRKLDHHGNVINSLSRKFYERHGVKIIEDGYEIREEEDRQKSRLMTTRHCLHYQIGICQFHENFTTPPVGVETPLFLEHGEHRFRLKVDCKACVMKIEKAD, from the coding sequence ATGGGAAGAAAGGTAGAAGTACTTGCTCCAGCAAAAAATATAGAGGTGGGTCGTGCGGCGATCCGTCATGGCGCCGACGCAATATATATTGGTGCCGACAAGTTTGGGGCGCGTTCGGCAGTTCCAAATACGGTGCAGGACATTGAAAATCTGGCGAAATATGCGCATCAATATCATGCACAGGTATTCGTTACGATGAATACAATATTGTATGAAAACGAATTGGAAGATGCCCGAAAACAGGCTTGGGAGCTATATGAGGCGGGTGCGGATGCATTGATCATTCAGGACATGGGATTGCTGGAGATGGACTTGCCACCGATGCCTTTGCATGCAAGTACGCAGACGCATAACTATGATTTGGATCGCATTAAGTTTTTGGAGAATGTGGGTTTGGATCGTGTGGTTTTGGCACGTGAGCTGAGTTTGATGCAGATTGAGGAAATCCGCAAACAGACCCATGTTGAATTGGAATATTTTGTGGCCGGTGCACTTTGTGTTTGCCTTTCGGGACAATGCTATATGAGTAATTCGATCGGTAGCCGTTCGGCAAACCGCGGTGCCTGTGGGCAGCCTTGTCGTTGGCCGTATGATTTGGTGGATGCCAACGGGATGAAGATTGCCGAACAGAAGCATTTGCTGTCGTTGAAAGATCTGAACCTTTCGGATCATGTGGAGGATTTGATTTTGGCGGGGGTGGATTCGCTCAAGATTGAAGGGCGTATGAAGGATGAGACTTATGTAAAAAATGTGGTGGGTAACTTCCGCAAGAAGGTGGATGCCGTTTTGGAAAAACACCCTGAGATTGTTTCGGCAAGTGATGGAAAGGTAAGCACTACTTTTGAGCCGGATCCTGAGCGCACGTTCAACCGAACGTATACGACTTATTTCTTTGAAGAACACCGCCCGAAGCGATCGTTGATCAATGAGGATACGCCAAAGGCGATGGGTAAGCCGATGGGCAAGGTTTCCAAAATCAAGAACAAAAGCATTTTGCTGAATTCTGAGTTTGATTTTGCCAATGGTGATGGCCTTTGCTATATCAAGGATGATGGTGAACTTGGCGGAATGAAAATCGAGACCGTGGGGCAAGACGGTTGGCTGAATTTGTCAAATGTGGCTGGTTTGACTGAAGGCACAATGATCTACCGTAACCACGATCAGGATTTTGTTAAGCAACTCAATGGCGACCGTACCACAAGAAAGATTGATGCAGAACTGACGGCTTCCTTTGGTGACAATCAGGTGCATTTATCCATTGCTGATGTACATGGTCATGAAGCGAGATTGACTTTCGATCAGGCGTTGGAGCCTGCCAAAAATATGGAAAGAGCCGTAGCAGGTTTACAGAAATCCTTGAAAAAATCGGGGGATTCTATTTTTCAGATTACACAGGTGAATTTACCGGAAGAAGTGCCATTTTTGCCTTCGGGAGCTGTGAATCAGATGCGCCGTGATTTGTTGGAGGCCTTGTTGGAGGTTCGCCTGAATGCACATCATCGGGAGGAGAAAGTTTTTGAGCCAAACGACGTTCCTTATCCAAAAAGAAAATTGGATCATCATGGCAATGTGATCAATAGCCTTTCAAGAAAATTTTACGAGCGTCATGGTGTAAAAATCATCGAGGACGGCTATGAAATTCGGGAGGAGGAAGACCGCCAAAAATCGCGACTGATGACCACCCGCCATTGTCTGCATTATCAGATTGGGATTTGTCAGTTCCATGAGAATTTCACCACACCGCCTGTGGGTGTTGAAACGCCGTTATTTTTGGAACATGGCGAGCATCGTTTCCGCCTGAAGGTGGATTGTAAGGCTTGTGTGATGAAAATCGAAAAAGCGGATTAA
- a CDS encoding anti-sigma factor: MKLFSMNMMAAICMGGLALASCSSDDNDAAPAQSNITLSMNGLDNLGDDFAYEGWLIVDGSPVSTGTFTVDDEGKLSQNSFNIDRSTLESASTFVLSIEPSPDNDPAPAPTKLFAGDFVNNTAALGTAPVGSDFQEVNGKYIVATPTGTGDESEKYSGVWFLEMTSAGPVAGLKLPELADGWRYEGWVVVDGTPLTTGTFTSVNGADNAAPFSGTNPGPAYPGEDFLQNAPNGLTFPTDVRGRPVVISVEPFPDNSPAPFALKPLFVQTPDQVDGSVEMKNYVEESFPTGSVSRNF, from the coding sequence ATGAAACTATTTTCAATGAACATGATGGCCGCAATCTGTATGGGTGGCCTCGCCTTAGCTTCTTGTAGCAGTGATGACAACGATGCCGCTCCTGCACAGTCAAACATTACCCTTTCAATGAATGGCCTTGATAATCTTGGTGATGATTTCGCTTATGAAGGGTGGCTGATTGTGGATGGCAGCCCGGTTTCCACAGGGACTTTCACGGTGGACGATGAAGGAAAGCTTTCACAGAATTCTTTTAACATCGACCGGTCAACACTGGAATCAGCGAGTACTTTTGTGCTTTCGATTGAACCAAGTCCTGATAATGACCCTGCGCCCGCGCCTACCAAATTATTTGCCGGCGATTTTGTGAACAATACCGCCGCTTTGGGAACTGCACCTGTTGGCAGCGATTTTCAGGAAGTGAATGGTAAATATATTGTGGCAACACCTACGGGTACAGGCGACGAATCTGAGAAATATAGTGGCGTCTGGTTTCTGGAAATGACTTCTGCTGGCCCTGTGGCTGGTTTGAAGCTTCCAGAACTGGCCGATGGATGGCGCTATGAAGGATGGGTGGTTGTTGATGGCACCCCTTTAACTACGGGAACATTTACTTCCGTGAATGGTGCAGATAATGCAGCGCCTTTTAGTGGAACGAATCCCGGCCCAGCATATCCTGGTGAGGATTTCCTTCAGAATGCGCCTAATGGATTGACCTTTCCTACTGATGTGAGAGGGCGTCCGGTAGTGATCTCAGTAGAGCCTTTCCCAGACAATAGCCCTGCGCCTTTTGCATTGAAGCCGTTATTTGTACAGACTCCCGACCAGGTGGATGGGTCAGTAGAAATGAAAAATTATGTAGAGGAAAGCTTCCCAACAGGAAGCGTGAGCAGAAACTTTTAA
- a CDS encoding TonB-dependent receptor: protein MKRLLFTFLLLLGVLSAWAQTRLISGKITDEEGETLPGVNVLIKGTSTGTVSDIDGNYSFQIPKNDPDLILEFSFVGLATQDIKVGDQLVINVEMGADAKQLEDVVIVGYTKVDKSTSVPVIDNVKDIVTPNVSQTLTGKSSGVAIQASTGQPGAKTNVRIRGVGSINGATNPLYVIDGVIIDSDEVITGNQQSERDPLANINPSDIADIRILKDAAATALYGARASNGVIVITTKQGEAGETTFSANLAAGVSRKYDGKFELMNAAQYIDFFGLNAADYNGIDTDWQDLAFRTGHTLDFQISAKGGNEKTKFFTSIGYFDQEGILIGSDFKRYSGRLNVDNQATDKLKLSFSIDVAKSFQNDASSGGLFSSPLLGSYFQAPVNSPYDANGNLYTRLPATPVTPITANFVYDTPLNKRLTESLWGGISGKLEYDIWNGISFRSTNSYRLEIARLTQYFEPTTSDGFDPNAAGSINETNSQNGVFTTTNLLNYETAIGKGNFTALLGTEFQDADIYFSTVGGSGLPIPLDVLQATTQQFTADGRGDSYKFFSILSQVTYNYDGRYYLSGSFRRDGSSRFGSDNRYGNFFSVGASWIIDNEEFFSKEVISQLKLRGSFGTTGNANGISNFASRGLYRYGVYNGQPASTHFQIANPDLTWEVKEKANVGFDIGFKSRVKMTVDFYHEKSRDLLLQVPLAGENGFVTVTKNAGSLVNKGIELTITANNIEKENFTWETDFNISLNDNEVTSLDGIAPIRTSFNTIEEGQSIYTFYMPEWLGANPANGDPAWYVNEQTPITPSEVNNSNSLFFAPNGRVATTNYSEAERIYAGSPLPKFTGGMTNKFNFYGVDFSFLLTFQTGNKIYNRTRTFNDADGTRFFNQVVSAREDRWTNPGQTAFRPRFGSRGGTSTSTRYLEDGDFLSLRNITLGYTLPDQWIGSLGLSKVRVYVSGQNLWILTNYTGYTPTTVDFDGYNSFEYPEGIVITGGLNVNF from the coding sequence ATGAAAAGACTACTGTTTACCTTTCTGCTGTTGCTCGGCGTACTTTCTGCCTGGGCACAAACCCGCCTGATTTCAGGAAAAATCACTGATGAAGAAGGTGAAACCCTGCCCGGAGTGAACGTCCTGATTAAAGGAACCAGCACAGGTACGGTTTCAGATATTGATGGAAATTACTCCTTTCAGATTCCTAAAAATGACCCCGACCTGATATTGGAATTCTCCTTCGTCGGCCTGGCCACCCAAGACATTAAAGTGGGCGACCAGCTGGTGATTAATGTGGAGATGGGGGCTGATGCCAAACAACTCGAAGATGTGGTTATTGTCGGGTATACCAAAGTGGACAAATCCACCAGCGTACCCGTGATTGATAATGTAAAAGACATTGTTACGCCAAACGTTTCACAAACCCTGACAGGGAAATCTTCCGGTGTGGCGATTCAGGCTTCCACCGGGCAGCCTGGTGCAAAAACCAATGTACGGATTCGTGGCGTAGGCTCGATCAATGGCGCTACCAACCCTCTATATGTGATTGATGGGGTGATCATCGATTCTGATGAAGTCATTACCGGTAATCAACAGTCAGAACGTGACCCGCTGGCCAATATCAACCCTTCTGATATTGCTGACATCAGGATTCTGAAAGATGCCGCAGCCACTGCTTTATATGGTGCACGTGCCTCCAATGGGGTGATTGTGATTACCACCAAACAGGGAGAGGCGGGAGAGACCACCTTCTCGGCGAACTTGGCCGCAGGGGTATCCCGAAAATATGACGGTAAATTCGAATTGATGAATGCTGCGCAGTATATCGATTTTTTCGGACTGAATGCCGCAGATTATAATGGTATAGATACCGACTGGCAGGATTTGGCCTTCCGTACGGGACATACTTTGGATTTTCAGATTTCTGCAAAAGGCGGAAATGAGAAAACGAAATTCTTCACCTCTATTGGTTATTTTGATCAGGAGGGGATTCTGATCGGCTCAGACTTTAAAAGGTATTCCGGCCGATTGAATGTGGATAATCAAGCCACAGATAAGCTAAAACTCAGCTTTAGTATCGATGTCGCTAAATCATTTCAGAATGACGCCTCCAGTGGTGGACTGTTCAGCTCTCCACTGCTCGGCTCCTACTTCCAGGCTCCCGTGAACAGCCCTTATGATGCCAACGGAAATTTATACACCAGGCTTCCTGCCACGCCTGTAACACCGATTACGGCAAACTTCGTGTACGATACCCCACTGAATAAAAGACTGACAGAATCTTTGTGGGGAGGAATCTCCGGAAAGTTGGAATATGATATCTGGAATGGGATTTCTTTCCGTTCGACCAATTCCTACCGACTGGAAATCGCGAGGCTGACCCAATATTTTGAGCCAACCACCTCTGATGGTTTCGATCCTAATGCCGCCGGAAGTATCAATGAAACCAATTCGCAGAACGGCGTTTTCACCACCACCAACCTGCTGAATTATGAAACGGCCATCGGTAAAGGGAACTTCACCGCACTGCTCGGTACGGAGTTTCAGGATGCTGATATTTACTTTTCTACCGTCGGTGGAAGTGGATTACCGATTCCCCTTGACGTATTGCAGGCCACCACACAGCAATTTACCGCAGATGGCCGCGGAGACTCCTATAAATTCTTCTCGATCCTTTCTCAGGTAACTTATAATTACGATGGGCGATACTACCTTTCGGGTTCATTCCGTCGCGACGGTTCCTCAAGGTTCGGTTCCGACAACCGCTATGGTAACTTCTTCTCCGTTGGTGCCAGCTGGATTATTGATAACGAAGAATTTTTCAGCAAAGAGGTCATCAGCCAGCTGAAACTCCGAGGCTCTTTCGGTACAACAGGTAATGCCAACGGCATCAGTAATTTCGCCTCACGCGGGCTTTACCGATACGGCGTGTACAACGGTCAGCCGGCATCTACGCATTTTCAAATCGCCAACCCGGATCTTACCTGGGAGGTCAAAGAAAAAGCAAATGTAGGTTTTGACATTGGTTTTAAATCAAGGGTAAAAATGACGGTGGATTTTTATCATGAAAAATCCCGTGACCTCCTCTTACAGGTGCCACTTGCTGGAGAGAATGGCTTTGTAACGGTCACTAAAAATGCAGGTTCTTTGGTCAATAAAGGAATTGAGCTGACGATCACGGCCAATAATATTGAAAAAGAAAATTTCACCTGGGAAACTGATTTCAACATTTCCCTGAATGATAACGAGGTAACCTCTTTGGATGGTATTGCTCCAATACGGACTTCATTTAACACCATTGAAGAAGGACAAAGTATTTACACCTTTTATATGCCTGAGTGGCTCGGTGCCAACCCTGCCAATGGTGATCCTGCCTGGTATGTAAATGAACAAACACCAATTACTCCCTCGGAAGTGAATAACAGCAACAGCCTCTTCTTTGCCCCGAACGGCCGTGTGGCCACCACTAATTATTCGGAGGCGGAAAGAATTTATGCGGGCAGTCCGTTACCAAAATTCACAGGTGGAATGACCAATAAATTTAACTTCTATGGAGTGGATTTTTCATTTCTGCTGACCTTCCAAACGGGGAATAAAATCTATAACCGAACACGAACTTTTAATGATGCCGATGGCACAAGATTTTTCAATCAGGTGGTATCTGCCCGTGAAGATCGTTGGACGAACCCTGGGCAAACGGCCTTCCGCCCACGCTTTGGCAGCCGTGGGGGCACCTCCACTTCCACAAGATATTTGGAAGATGGTGACTTCCTGAGCCTGCGGAATATTACGCTTGGTTACACCCTGCCCGACCAATGGATTGGCAGCCTTGGCCTCTCAAAGGTGCGGGTGTATGTGTCAGGGCAAAACCTCTGGATTCTGACCAACTACACAGGCTATACGCCAACCACCGTAGATTTCGACGGTTATAATTCTTTTGAATACCCTGAAGGGATTGTCATTACTGGTGGCCTGAATGTTAACTTTTAA